CTACCGCGCGCTCCCCGCCGCCGAGAAGCCCTTCCGCATGGCCATCGTGTTCCAGAACGCCGCCCTGCTGGGCTCGCTCACCGTCGCCGAGAACGTGGCGCTCCGCAGCCGCGAAGACGGCGTCTCGCCGCCCGCGATCGGCGAGCTGGTGCAACGCGTGCTCGCCCTGGTCGACCTCCGCGGCGCGGAGCACAAGCGGCCGACGGAGCTCTCGGGCGGCATGCGCAAGCGCGCCGCCATCGCGCGCGCCCTCGCGCTCGATCCCGACCTCATCCTGTACGACGAGCCCACGGCCGACCTGGATCCGATCCTCACCGAGCAGATCGCCGGCGTCGTCCGCCGCATCCGCGCCGAGCGCGGCGCGACGCAGATCGTGGTCACGCACCACCTGCCGCTCGCCTGCACGCTCGCCGACCGCATTGCCGTGCTCCACGCCGGACGTCTCG
The sequence above is drawn from the Candidatus Eisenbacteria bacterium genome and encodes:
- a CDS encoding ATP-binding cassette domain-containing protein, which gives rise to MSRRAGVAAELVGVEKRYGDAVVLGGIDLAVAPGELVAIVGQSGQGKSVLLRLLAGLEPADRGRITVGGLDIARYRALPAAEKPFRMAIVFQNAALLGSLTVAENVALRSREDGVSPPAIGELVQRVLALVDLRGAEHKRPTELSGGMRKRAAIARALALDPDLILYDEPTADLDPILTEQIAGVVRRIRAERGATQIVVTHHLPLACTLADRIAVLHAGRLVECGPPATVLASTHPFTRAFVRAATFANDFPEAPC